The DNA window GCGGACGGTGACCTCAAGGCGTCCGGCGGCGGCTCCTTCACCACCACGGGTACCGTCGCCGTCGGCACCCCGGCCGCGCTGCCGCTGGTCGGCCTGCCGCCCGCCTCGGTGGCCTCGCAGGTCCCCGCCTCGGCGGCCACCCCCGCCGGCGACGCCGTCACCGGCACCGTCTGGCTGGACTTCGCACCCGGCGGCGGCGGAAAGCCCGGCCGGGTCGACCCCGGCGAGAAGGCCCTGTCCGGCATCCGGATCGAAGCCGTCAAGGACGGCAGGGTCGTCGCCAAGGCCACCTCGGCCAAGGACGGCACCTTCACCCTGCCCGCCTCCGCCGCCGGCGCCCGGCTGCGGCTGCCCGCCGCCAACTTCACCGCCCAGTACGCCGGCATCGACTGGCTGGGCCCCAGCCTGGTCACCCCCGCCATCATCGGCGCCTACATCTGGATGTGGGCCGGCTTCGCCATGGTGCTGATCGCCGCCGGACTCACCGCCGTCCCCCGGGAACTCCTGGAGGCCGCCCGGGTCGACGGCGCCAACGAGTGGCAGGTGTTCCGCAGGATCACCGTGCCACTGCTCGCCCCGGTGCTGATCGTGGTGCTGGTGACGCTGGCCATCAACGTCCTCAAGGTCTTCGACCTCGTCTACATCATCGCGCCCGGCTCCACCCAGCAGGACGCCAACGTCCTCGCCCTCCAGCTCTACCTCTCCTCCTTCGGCGGCGGCGGCAACCAGGGCGTGGGCAGCGCCATCGGCGTCCTTCTGCTGCTGCTGGTGCTCCCCGCGATGCTCTTCAACATCCGCCGCTTCCGGAGGGAGAACCGCCGATGACGACCCTTCAGGACACGGCACCCGCCACGGCCGCCCCGGCCGTCCGCCGCAAGCCCGCGCTGCCCGCCCGCGCCGCCTCCCGGCTGGCGGGCGGCGCCGCCCGGATCGTGCTGCTGCTGGTGGGCCTCTTCTGGCTGCTGCCCACGGTCGGCCTGCTGGTCTCCTCGCTGCGCGGGCCGATCGACATCCAGCAGTCCGGATGGTGGCAGGTCTTCACCAAACCGGCCCAGCTGACCCTGCACAACTACTCCAGCCTGCTCTCCAATGACACCATCACCAGCTCGTTGCTGAACACCGTGCTGATCACCGTGCCCGCCACGGTGCTGGTGGTGCTGATCGCCTCGCTGGCCGCCTATGCCTTCGCCTGGATGGAGTTCCCCGGGCGGGACTGGATCTTCCTCATCGTGATCGGCCTGCTGGTGGTGCCGATCCAGGTCGCCCTGATCCCGGTCTCCCGGCTCTTCGGCCAGATCGGGATCTTCGGCTCCATCATCGGCGTGGTCCTCTTCCATGTCGCCTTCGGCCTGCCGTTCGCGGTCTTCCTGCTCCGCAACTTCTTCGCCGAGAT is part of the Peterkaempfera bronchialis genome and encodes:
- a CDS encoding carbohydrate ABC transporter permease; this encodes MAAPAVPAPVARPSRGRVLGTRPWAAVVFLLPALVLLGALVLYPILWSLVRSLYGIDDFKHFVGLGNYGDVFTTDATLTALKNNVIWVVVAPTVTTALGLIFAVLTERIRWATAFKLVIFMPMAISMLAAGIIFRLVYDHSPDKGVANAVVVGVHDTFAKASAYPGARPRADGDLKASGGGSFTTTGTVAVGTPAALPLVGLPPASVASQVPASAATPAGDAVTGTVWLDFAPGGGGKPGRVDPGEKALSGIRIEAVKDGRVVAKATSAKDGTFTLPASAAGARLRLPAANFTAQYAGIDWLGPSLVTPAIIGAYIWMWAGFAMVLIAAGLTAVPRELLEAARVDGANEWQVFRRITVPLLAPVLIVVLVTLAINVLKVFDLVYIIAPGSTQQDANVLALQLYLSSFGGGGNQGVGSAIGVLLLLLVLPAMLFNIRRFRRENRR
- a CDS encoding carbohydrate ABC transporter permease, producing MTTLQDTAPATAAPAVRRKPALPARAASRLAGGAARIVLLLVGLFWLLPTVGLLVSSLRGPIDIQQSGWWQVFTKPAQLTLHNYSSLLSNDTITSSLLNTVLITVPATVLVVLIASLAAYAFAWMEFPGRDWIFLIVIGLLVVPIQVALIPVSRLFGQIGIFGSIIGVVLFHVAFGLPFAVFLLRNFFAEIPRELLEAARLDGAGELRLFFTVVMPLGGPAIASLGIFQFLWVWNDMLVALIFANADAAPITVALQQQVRQFGNNIDILASGAFISMVVPLAVFFAFQRQFVSGVMAGAVK